In one window of Vibrio sp. DW001 DNA:
- a CDS encoding DUF3466 family protein: MSSKTFKLSTLTILIVSATQANAALYRVVEVDSSGNDSYSAAIESGAVSGDDLGCFGTTSCGNDDYKLASDTRKGFAGFSYKQEVPFSIDNRFYYLDQDDIENYCDNELGYSTCESWAYNRWFGLNNVGGLYRERQAWNLGSYTSNASAYLQLTNIDSPSATAPTGSSLISNSKNVVVNAIEGTGTDTTIIGNSNSGYFSINGNAILKYRDRGFYGSTSLLPKSTADGAVDIVEEMGRTMAFDSFVYDSKTYVVGSGSVAPFAYSDADKDYFGDVGSCVSYSEAALHNNCQNFAFAMKPYIWQVKDNLGSSLGTSVTGVSASLWSIDRDDASDTVSTSNVNDYSAQGSIRSVVIPSDGTYKDKPVLVGYNTDEYSSRLLMQAAVFYPNATFDSSGVVENAWSTTFISDATVRVSGDYVHSNSVAKDINNNLLVIGEAKRYGDTPEAGAANNRLFIANASNGSPSAAYFSGGIFFAGAGGEANAINNFNEVVGQIDAETNREVNGKKRRRRAYIYPYNGTGTEAERRSIFSDQAWWIDSLTNGGSYSSANNYFRVVNATDINDAGVISATALKCSVGGYDSTAHNAYCGGGSGKEEIVAVKLIPISGATSSDIENRPLETTTVSRSGGGLGIYALTLLALISFRRRK; the protein is encoded by the coding sequence ATGAGTAGTAAAACATTTAAGCTATCCACATTAACTATCTTGATCGTTAGTGCAACGCAGGCCAATGCGGCACTGTATAGAGTTGTTGAAGTGGATTCTAGCGGTAACGATAGTTATTCAGCGGCAATAGAGTCAGGTGCTGTGTCAGGCGATGATCTTGGTTGTTTTGGTACAACGAGCTGCGGTAATGATGACTATAAATTGGCTAGTGATACCCGTAAAGGTTTCGCTGGCTTTTCTTATAAACAAGAAGTTCCGTTTAGTATTGATAACCGTTTTTACTATCTTGACCAGGACGATATCGAGAATTACTGTGACAACGAACTCGGTTACTCAACATGTGAAAGTTGGGCATACAATCGTTGGTTCGGCTTAAACAATGTCGGCGGTCTTTATCGTGAGCGTCAGGCATGGAATTTAGGCAGCTATACATCAAATGCGTCAGCCTATTTACAACTGACGAACATTGATTCTCCATCCGCAACGGCCCCGACAGGTTCTTCGTTAATATCCAATAGCAAGAACGTGGTGGTTAATGCGATTGAGGGTACGGGCACTGATACGACTATCATAGGAAACAGTAACAGTGGGTATTTTAGCATCAATGGTAATGCCATTTTAAAATACCGCGATCGAGGTTTCTACGGTTCGACTTCATTGCTTCCTAAATCGACCGCCGATGGTGCAGTTGACATCGTAGAAGAGATGGGAAGGACGATGGCGTTTGACTCATTTGTCTATGATAGCAAGACATACGTTGTTGGATCTGGTTCGGTAGCACCATTTGCCTATAGTGATGCAGACAAGGATTATTTTGGAGACGTAGGAAGTTGTGTCTCGTATTCCGAAGCTGCACTTCACAATAATTGTCAGAACTTCGCGTTCGCAATGAAGCCGTATATATGGCAGGTAAAAGATAATTTAGGAAGCTCTTTAGGAACGTCCGTGACGGGGGTGAGTGCGTCATTGTGGAGCATCGACAGAGATGATGCCAGTGATACCGTCAGCACTTCAAATGTCAATGATTATTCCGCACAAGGTAGTATTCGAAGCGTTGTAATACCTTCCGATGGCACCTATAAAGACAAGCCTGTGCTCGTTGGTTACAATACCGATGAATACAGCAGCCGATTGCTAATGCAAGCCGCGGTGTTTTATCCAAATGCCACATTTGACTCCTCGGGTGTCGTTGAGAACGCCTGGAGCACCACATTTATTTCCGATGCAACTGTTCGTGTCAGCGGTGATTATGTCCACAGTAATTCGGTCGCAAAAGATATCAATAACAACCTGTTGGTTATTGGCGAAGCCAAGCGCTATGGTGACACTCCAGAAGCAGGGGCCGCGAATAATAGATTGTTTATTGCGAATGCAAGTAACGGCAGTCCAAGTGCCGCCTATTTTTCTGGTGGGATATTCTTTGCTGGTGCAGGTGGCGAGGCGAATGCGATAAACAATTTTAATGAAGTTGTTGGTCAAATAGATGCGGAAACAAACCGAGAAGTCAACGGTAAGAAACGTCGCAGACGCGCCTACATTTATCCTTATAATGGTACGGGTACTGAAGCTGAGAGACGGTCGATATTTAGTGATCAGGCATGGTGGATTGATAGTCTTACCAATGGTGGTAGTTACAGTTCTGCAAATAACTACTTCAGAGTGGTTAATGCGACGGATATAAATGATGCGGGGGTTATCTCTGCAACTGCACTGAAATGCAGCGTTGGAGGATACGACTCCACAGCTCATAATGCCTATTGTGGCGGTGGGTCAGGGAAGGAAGAGATAGTTGCAGTTAAGCTTATTCCAATTTCTGGCGCGACAAGTTCGGATATCGAAAATCGTCCTTTAGAAACAACGACTGTTTCAAGGTCGGGTGGTGGCTTAGGAATCTATGCTTTGACACTTCTTGCATTAATTAGTTTCAGAAGACGAAAGTAA
- the rmf gene encoding ribosome modulation factor, which produces MKRQKRDRLDRAQSQGYKAGLNGKSMEECPHHQTDAKSFWLGGWRDARDDKNSGLYK; this is translated from the coding sequence ATGAAGAGACAAAAGCGTGATCGCCTAGATAGAGCACAATCACAAGGTTACAAAGCCGGATTAAACGGAAAGTCGATGGAAGAATGTCCACATCATCAAACAGATGCTAAGTCTTTCTGGTTAGGTGGATGGCGTGATGCAAGAGACGATAAAAACTCAGGTCTCTATAAATAA
- the fabA gene encoding bifunctional 3-hydroxydecanoyl-ACP dehydratase/trans-2-decenoyl-ACP isomerase, translating to MQNRRSSYNREDLLASSRGELFGPGYPQLPAPNMLMMDRVNLMTEDGGEFGKGYVEAELDITPDLWFFDCHFPGDPVMPGCLGLDAMWQLVGFFLGWVGGEGKGRALGVGEVKFTGQILPTAKKVTYQINMKRVINRKLVMGVADGRVLVDGKEIYAAKDLKVGLFKDTSTF from the coding sequence ATGCAGAACAGACGTAGCTCATATAATCGCGAAGACCTATTAGCCTCTAGCCGTGGCGAATTATTTGGCCCGGGATATCCACAACTACCAGCACCAAACATGCTAATGATGGACCGCGTTAATCTTATGACGGAAGATGGCGGCGAATTTGGTAAAGGCTACGTAGAAGCTGAATTAGATATTACTCCAGACCTTTGGTTTTTTGATTGCCACTTCCCTGGCGACCCGGTAATGCCAGGCTGTTTAGGACTCGATGCAATGTGGCAACTCGTTGGATTCTTCCTTGGTTGGGTTGGTGGCGAAGGTAAAGGTCGTGCACTTGGTGTTGGTGAAGTTAAGTTTACTGGCCAAATCTTGCCCACTGCAAAAAAAGTGACATACCAAATAAATATGAAGCGTGTTATCAATCGTAAATTGGTTATGGGTGTAGCAGATGGACGAGTGTTAGTGGATGGTAAAGAAATTTATGCCGCTAAAGACCTAAAAGTTGGTCTTTTCAAAGATACATCTACTTTTTAG
- a CDS encoding Lon protease family protein, with translation MNQEDWRSVTPQFDEYENIIHEFSSYSPLSFFDLQPRLRAAMLRFEKLHNWTKVLLINSPDNAIYRNAILDAIHDEHLVPDERVVVKAETLEIRAILGEYKAKNGQVDSLSQGLLKKADGGYLVVSANLIMANPSSWMVLKSALLGEFVSPVSVDPKHIAMDPPAHQVNVKLIVIGDREQMSELDYFDADIQSGFCMFSEVELEFKLTKESLPSYLGYVKGLIDNFETPLLDDSGIRRLLTAGTRECEDQHAIPLCLQWHNALLSEAAIHSADRTMSELDLDKAIDDKSYRESYLPKRALDDILEGQVIIETKGEHVGQVNGLTVVDIPGHPVSYGEPARISCVIHFGDGDISDVERKVELGGNLHAKGMMIMQALVNTALDLDEPLPYSASIVFEQSYCEVDGDSASLAEFCSLVSALSDTPINQQLAVTGAIDQFGRVQAVGGLNEKIEGFYHVCEHQGFTGNQGVILPKSNLKHLSLHKDVVNSIRNGDFHIWSVENVDEAIVLITGKSFRGDDEDALLNQISDRIAYFHRRDGHGSLLHRLKNRWLSH, from the coding sequence ATGAATCAAGAAGATTGGCGTTCCGTCACACCACAGTTTGATGAGTATGAAAATATCATCCATGAATTTTCATCTTACTCTCCTTTATCCTTTTTTGACCTTCAACCTAGGTTAAGAGCCGCAATGCTTCGATTCGAAAAGTTGCACAATTGGACCAAAGTACTGCTAATTAATTCACCTGATAATGCGATCTATCGAAATGCTATTCTAGATGCTATACACGACGAACACCTAGTTCCTGATGAACGTGTCGTTGTAAAAGCAGAGACCTTAGAGATTCGCGCTATATTAGGGGAATACAAAGCAAAAAATGGACAAGTTGATTCTCTTTCTCAAGGGCTGTTGAAGAAAGCTGATGGTGGTTATCTCGTTGTCTCAGCAAACTTGATAATGGCGAATCCATCTTCATGGATGGTTTTAAAATCGGCATTATTAGGTGAGTTTGTATCACCTGTCAGTGTCGATCCAAAACATATAGCAATGGACCCTCCTGCTCATCAGGTTAACGTAAAGTTGATTGTTATTGGCGATAGAGAACAGATGAGCGAACTCGATTACTTTGATGCAGACATACAATCTGGATTTTGTATGTTTAGCGAAGTTGAATTAGAGTTTAAACTAACAAAGGAATCACTGCCTTCCTATTTGGGTTATGTTAAGGGTCTAATTGACAACTTTGAAACACCGTTGCTCGACGACTCAGGGATACGCCGTTTATTAACAGCGGGAACTCGAGAGTGCGAAGACCAGCATGCCATTCCGCTGTGTCTTCAATGGCATAACGCGCTGTTAAGTGAGGCCGCTATCCACTCTGCAGACCGTACTATGTCAGAGTTAGATCTGGATAAAGCTATTGATGATAAATCCTATCGAGAATCCTACCTTCCTAAACGAGCGTTAGACGATATTCTTGAAGGTCAAGTGATCATCGAAACAAAAGGTGAACACGTGGGCCAAGTAAACGGACTTACCGTCGTTGATATCCCTGGTCATCCTGTCTCGTATGGTGAGCCAGCACGTATTTCATGCGTAATTCATTTTGGAGATGGAGATATCTCTGACGTGGAAAGAAAAGTAGAACTTGGTGGCAATTTACACGCTAAAGGTATGATGATAATGCAGGCTTTAGTTAATACGGCACTTGATCTGGATGAACCTCTCCCTTATTCGGCTTCTATTGTTTTTGAGCAATCGTATTGTGAAGTTGACGGTGACAGCGCATCGTTAGCAGAATTCTGTTCGTTAGTGAGTGCCTTATCCGATACCCCAATAAATCAACAACTTGCGGTTACGGGCGCTATTGATCAGTTTGGTCGAGTACAAGCTGTTGGCGGACTAAACGAGAAGATTGAAGGTTTCTATCATGTATGTGAACATCAAGGTTTTACAGGAAACCAAGGCGTTATTTTACCCAAATCTAATCTAAAGCATCTATCCTTACATAAAGACGTAGTCAATAGTATTCGAAACGGTGACTTTCATATATGGTCGGTAGAAAACGTTGATGAAGCCATTGTATTGATTACAGGTAAGTCATTTAGAGGCGACGATGAGGATGCGCTCTTAAACCAAATTTCAGACCGAATTGCCTATTTTCACCGCAGGGATGGTCACGGTTCTCTATTGCACCGTCTAAAAAATAGATGGTTAAGTCACTGA
- the matP gene encoding macrodomain Ter protein MatP, whose product MKYQQLENLECGWKWQYLSNKWKDGTQITKHVDSSEVERAVQVLRDIEHEPILVLDWIDNHMSVELDNRLKQAIRAKRKRHFNAEQIHTKKKSIDLDYRVWEKLSNRANELGCTLSDAIEYLLSEASRTEKASRTVSSLKEDLSKLLGD is encoded by the coding sequence ATGAAATACCAACAACTTGAAAATCTCGAATGCGGCTGGAAATGGCAATATTTGAGTAATAAATGGAAAGATGGTACGCAAATCACAAAGCATGTAGATAGCAGTGAAGTCGAGCGCGCGGTTCAAGTGTTGAGAGATATTGAACATGAACCTATTCTAGTCTTAGATTGGATTGATAATCACATGTCGGTTGAGTTAGACAACAGATTAAAACAAGCTATCAGGGCGAAACGAAAAAGACATTTTAATGCTGAGCAAATACATACTAAAAAGAAGTCTATCGACCTAGACTATCGAGTATGGGAAAAGCTTTCTAACAGGGCAAATGAATTGGGATGTACCTTATCTGACGCTATTGAATATCTGTTAAGCGAAGCATCACGAACGGAAAAAGCGAGTAGAACAGTAAGCAGTTTAAAAGAAGATCTGAGCAAATTGCTTGGTGATTAA
- a CDS encoding DUF3634 family protein encodes MLYVVLVGALLVFWLVAIDRPKLKMEFKDGELINHKGDLPHGFGHSCKEIAHKSPFSGTIKVYMTRSGAKLTFSKGISNKVQQRIRNVFPHQGFKSHGKKKA; translated from the coding sequence ATGTTGTATGTTGTTTTAGTTGGAGCTTTGCTTGTTTTTTGGTTAGTCGCAATTGACAGGCCGAAACTTAAAATGGAGTTTAAAGACGGTGAGCTTATAAACCACAAAGGCGATTTACCGCACGGGTTTGGTCATAGCTGCAAAGAAATAGCACATAAAAGTCCATTCAGCGGCACGATTAAGGTTTACATGACACGTTCCGGCGCCAAGTTGACTTTTTCGAAAGGAATCTCAAATAAAGTGCAACAGCGAATACGTAATGTTTTTCCACATCAAGGCTTCAAGTCGCATGGTAAAAAGAAAGCGTAA
- a CDS encoding GGDEF domain-containing protein, with amino-acid sequence MDQLQLETRALKVRELNVSRKLFIVALVICIMIESLAFQLLPSLDRLKPLYYSFIFEFIGLLSLLFIFLIVQFAPLLNFRAHALLSVGLFLWILASVVDIGDEFFYQPLWLSLWGEDVLRTIGMVVYTMGIMIAIKTVSVSYNQIKKLSMIDELTQLPNRRYFKQMLSNHENQPFLILLIDVDHFKKINDLFGHDEGDLILQSLGNSLSGIMTNNVTASRIGGEEFAIFIDSSDRQNAIDVANIVMREADKISSEHKKVFTVSIGITLKSPSESSREAIKRADGALYNAKAKGRNRFEWSP; translated from the coding sequence ATGGATCAATTGCAACTAGAGACTCGAGCATTAAAAGTAAGAGAGCTAAACGTTTCTCGGAAGTTGTTCATTGTCGCTTTGGTTATTTGTATCATGATTGAAAGTTTAGCTTTCCAGTTGTTACCATCGTTAGATAGATTGAAGCCTTTGTATTATAGCTTTATTTTTGAGTTTATTGGCTTGTTGTCACTTCTATTCATCTTCCTAATAGTACAATTTGCGCCTCTATTAAACTTTCGTGCCCATGCTCTGTTAAGTGTAGGACTATTTTTATGGATATTAGCCAGCGTTGTTGATATTGGTGATGAGTTTTTCTATCAACCATTGTGGCTGTCATTATGGGGCGAAGACGTATTGAGAACCATCGGCATGGTGGTTTATACAATGGGAATAATGATCGCTATCAAGACGGTTTCTGTGAGTTACAATCAAATAAAGAAACTATCTATGATTGATGAATTAACTCAGCTACCCAATCGAAGATATTTTAAGCAGATGTTAAGCAATCATGAGAATCAACCTTTTCTGATTTTGCTCATAGATGTAGACCATTTTAAGAAGATTAATGATCTGTTCGGCCATGATGAAGGTGATTTGATTTTACAAAGTTTGGGCAATTCACTATCTGGAATTATGACTAATAATGTCACGGCGAGTCGAATTGGTGGTGAAGAGTTTGCCATATTTATCGATAGTAGTGACCGACAAAACGCAATCGATGTTGCGAATATAGTCATGAGGGAAGCGGATAAGATCAGCTCTGAACACAAGAAGGTTTTTACCGTTAGCATTGGTATAACGTTGAAATCCCCCAGTGAATCTAGCCGAGAGGCAATCAAAAGAGCGGATGGCGCTCTTTATAATGCAAAAGCAAAAGGACGTAATCGTTTTGAATGGTCGCCGTAA
- a CDS encoding GyrI-like domain-containing protein, translating to MKENIVLLDSLIIAGCKGGFCPSKNDFNGLMHAWHSFFSLEQNELKESLKNDQFWGVTYNLDQSDFAIIAGCLVTTANIESKKLSVFETNTQPFIQCEHRGNPQTMGDTIKDMYEWIAASEHELSDYYYLEMYDTRCNPEEPDSYVVDLFFPIK from the coding sequence ATGAAAGAAAATATCGTGTTACTTGACTCACTCATAATCGCTGGCTGCAAAGGAGGTTTTTGTCCGTCCAAAAATGACTTTAATGGGTTAATGCATGCTTGGCATTCTTTCTTCTCGCTTGAACAGAATGAATTGAAAGAATCATTGAAAAATGACCAGTTCTGGGGCGTTACCTACAACTTAGACCAGAGTGATTTTGCGATAATAGCAGGCTGTTTAGTCACTACAGCGAATATTGAAAGTAAGAAACTATCCGTATTCGAAACCAACACACAACCGTTCATTCAATGTGAACATCGTGGAAACCCACAGACGATGGGCGATACAATAAAAGATATGTATGAATGGATAGCAGCCAGTGAACATGAGCTTAGTGACTATTACTACCTAGAAATGTACGATACAAGGTGTAATCCTGAAGAACCTGACTCATATGTTGTTGATCTGTTTTTTCCAATAAAATGA
- a CDS encoding RidA family protein, translating to MKRITVSPFDQYAISTFVIHNEIIEISHFGGSIDSNGNMLKTIEEQTIQTFDNLQGALKEIGLSLNNVVKVTVILSSIDDFKGMHDGWLASFNKDNYPARTTITSNFVDDNCLIQIDAVGSIS from the coding sequence ATGAAACGAATTACAGTGTCTCCATTTGATCAATACGCTATATCTACATTTGTGATCCACAATGAAATAATAGAAATATCGCACTTTGGAGGTTCTATAGATAGTAACGGAAATATGCTCAAAACAATCGAAGAACAAACTATCCAAACGTTTGACAACTTGCAGGGTGCATTAAAAGAAATTGGATTATCGCTAAATAACGTTGTGAAGGTTACTGTGATTTTGAGTTCTATTGATGACTTTAAAGGAATGCACGATGGTTGGTTGGCATCTTTTAATAAAGACAATTATCCTGCTCGAACGACCATCACAAGCAATTTTGTTGACGATAACTGTTTGATCCAAATTGATGCAGTGGGTTCTATATCGTAG